The Rhipicephalus sanguineus isolate Rsan-2018 chromosome 7, BIME_Rsan_1.4, whole genome shotgun sequence genome includes a window with the following:
- the LOC119399130 gene encoding uncharacterized protein LOC119399130 produces MDDHHPNETAGPSRMRTDETKTGDRVVASVLCGSTDSLSVEEMSASRDSQPALDKAFFPLSSSKTFADPSTCGAENTLQRPAHSKLLLEPPIRDIWEQLAVDIVDKKAWKVDSFDSLTSLDAYSEDVRHFPAEDERIRMKKRRDAALRLRSSPERWSRLALDALRELATDSSGPAVATLVESGLLAVFKDFAVHTRYFQVTKKLMESAGITVFVAGHASSSTHDIDKLDPIMLAGYTDRWEDTKRTALWYLCVHSHYSLNTHHQQHELWHAEDSDDKERERCKALPELLCDKASRKLQKELNGVVSPDMWSVEAKFYLGMPEVWLDRVTRMARQLAERTPSGESNVTVT; encoded by the exons ATGGACGACCATCACCCCAACGAGACTGCGGGCCCTAGCCGTATGCGTACTGATGAGACGAAGACGGGTGACCGTGTCGTCGCATCCGTTCTTTGCGGCTCCACCGACAGCTTATCAGTGGAAGAGATGTCAGCTTCAAGGGACTCGCAGCCGGCGCTGGATAAAG CGTTCTTCCCACTGTCTTCTTCAAAAACTTTTGCAGATCCAAGTACCTGTGGCGCTGAGAATACTCTCCAGCGGCCTGCGCATTCAAAACTACTTCTCGAACCCCCCATCCGCGACATCTGGGAGCAGCTTGCCGTCGACATAGTGGACAAAAAGGCCTGGAAAGTGGACAGTTTTGACTCCCTTACCTCGCTGGATGCGTACTCCGAAGACGTCCGACATTTCCCAGCCGAG GATGAACGAATACGTATGAAGAAGCGAAGGGACGCCGCGCTGAGGCTGAGATCCAGTCCGGAACGTTGGTCTCGGCTAGCGCTGGACGCGCTGAGAGAGTTGGCTACGGATTCGTCTGGCCCCGCCGTCGCTACCTTGGTCGAATCCGGCCTTCTTGCCGTTTTCAAGGACTTCGCTGTTCACACCCGCTATTTCCAG GTCACGAAGAAGCTAATGGAATCGGCTGGCATCACGGTGTTCGTGGCGGGTCACGCATCTTCATCTACCCACGACATTGACAAGCTGGATCCCATCATGCTCGCGGGCTACACCGACCGGTGGGAGGACACCAAGCGCACGGCACTGTGGTACTTGTGCGTCCACTCTCACTACTCGCTCAACACACACCACCAGCAGCACGAACTGTGGCACGCCGAAGACTCTGATGATAA ggagagggagcGTTGCAAAGCCCTGCCGGAGCTTCTCTGCGACAAGGCGTCCCGGAAATTGCAGAAGGAGCTCAACGGCGTCGTGTCGCCCGACATGTGGAGCGTGGAGGCGAAGTTCTACTTGGGAATGCCCGAAGTGTGGTTGGATCGCGTCACACGCATGGCAAGGCAACTCGCCGAAAGAACGCCATCCGGAGAGTCGAACGTCACAGTCACGTGA